Proteins encoded together in one Cicer arietinum cultivar CDC Frontier isolate Library 1 chromosome 4, Cicar.CDCFrontier_v2.0, whole genome shotgun sequence window:
- the LOC101499268 gene encoding uncharacterized protein, whose protein sequence is MGHSKKEEERVERIIRGLLKLPENRRCINCNTLGPQYVCTTFSTFVCTNCSGIHREFTHRVKSVSMAKFTPEEVTAIQAGGNERAKQIYFKGWDPLCHSYPDSGNMHRLRDFIKHVYVDRKYTGERSQENLPKIRLKDKEESHESKKSSSFHLEFISPRSSSSARSSDSSFRYVYDESRSPKYVQKFSRHGGFSRSPIKFEVVDDRFRDDEYRNRRHSNLESKLRQLSFDGQKNANRFQAPAQRSLGEIMMENDLSPQVKPSGGEASVQENPREQKSNKPKSSTDVSIKPKVSDTVNEAGQEKPSMKQESENNWASFEASTEETVPKTPNTNTKKPGSTEPTPEPKISTPLDLLLLELSGPFAPITSGDIVPTTTTVEKGSTWDFSATSMEETTASSSELAQPSNEAPLTQSELHEAEDSIEVSQEHKPQPEDSIEVSHAQIPSSMKYAPSVSVGCSSTTQPTNSPNKDVASNNEPSFSPNTHESSHAFDEQSSQTTSIPTQDAKPVTSQPSTVETKSSGRRELPEDLFTASYLSGPAPHAGWQNVQHHVMGYGMQYYPNAVPPSAFPIAPKSMNPFEVNEGRGLTHASSFPSMASMHGVLPAVQNRTGVMHVSSLGSLERMVPQSTSHASQVTGMCFDQVNNDEQHFRSQRVDTFNGNIGSFESLDTIQQSYGGYGTHGTPNSFSNSRGNPFD, encoded by the exons ATGGGGCATtcaaagaaagaagaagaaagagttGAAAGAATTATTCGGGGTCTTTTAAAACTTCCAGAAAATCGAAGATGCATCAACTGTAATACCTTG GGACCACAATATGTCTGTACAACTTTCTCAACATTCGTCTGCACAAATTGCAGTGGAATACA TAGAGAGTTCACACATAGGGTAAAATCTGTGTCAATGGCCAAATTTACTCCAGAAGAAGTCACTGCTATTCAAGCTGGTGGCAATGAG AGAGCAAAGCAGATTTATTTCAAAGGATGGGATCCTCTGTGTCATTCTTACCCCGATTCTGG TAATATGCACAGACTTAGAGATTTTATCAAGCATGTCTATGTGGATAGAAAATATACCGGTGAAAGGAGTCAAGAAAATCTTCCAAAGATTAGATTG AAGGACAAGGAGGAGTCCCATGAGAGTAAGAAGAGTAGTTCATTTCATTTAGAGTTCATAAGTCCACGTTCAAGTTCCAGTGCAAGAAGCAGTGACTCGAGTTTCAGATATGTATATGATGAAAGCAGAAGTCCTAAATATGTACAAAAATTCTCAAGGCATGGAGGTTTCAGCAGAAGTCCTATAAAATTTGAGGTTGTCGATGACAGGTTTCGAGACGACGAATATAGAAACCGCAGGCATTCGAATCTTGAATCAAAGCTAAGACAACTTTCATTTGATGGACAGAAGAATGCAAACAGATTCCAAGCTCCGGCTCAACGCTCTTTGGGTGAAATAATGATGGAAAATGATTTATCTCCACAA GTTAAACCTTCTGGTGGAGAAGCTTCTGTTCAGGAAAATCCACGTgaacaaaaaagtaataaacCAAAAAGTTCCACTGATGTGAGTATTAAGCCTAAGGTTTCTGATACTGTCAATGAAGCTGGACAAGAAAAACCAAGTATGAAACAAGAAAGTGAAAATAACTGGGCCTCATTTGAAGCTTCTACAGAGGAAACTGTTCCTAAAACACCAAACACCAACACAAAAAAACCTGGTTCAACAGAACCAACACCTGAACCAAAAATTTCAACTCCTTTAGACCTTTTACTTCTTGAATTGTCTGGTCCTTTTGCTCCAATCACTAGTGGTGACATTGTTCCAACAACTACAACTGTAGAAAAGGGTTCTACATGGGATTTTTCAGCTACTTCAATGGAGGAGACAACTGCATCATCTTCTGAGCTGGCACAACCATCTAATGAAGCTCCTTTAACACAATCTGAGCTGCATGAAGCAGAAGATTCCATTGAAGTTTCACAAGAGCATAAACCACAGCCAGAAGATTCTATTGAAGTTTCACATGCACAAATACCATCAAGCATGAAATATGCTCCTTCTGTTTCAGTTGGTTGTAGTTCAACAACACAGCCAACAAATTCACCAAACAAAGATGTAGCTTCAAATAATGAG CCATCATTTTCTCCAAATACACATGAATCATCTCATGCTTTTGATGAACAATCTTCACAAACCACCTCAATTCCTACTCAAGACGCCAAACCTGTTACCTCCCAGCCTAGTACAGTTGAAACCAAGTCTAGTGGAAGAAGGGAACTGCCAGAG GACCTTTTTACTGCAAGCTACTTATCTGGACCAGCACCACATGCAGGTTGGCAGAATGTTCAACATCATGTCATGGGATATGGCATGCAGTATTATCCAAATGCAGTG CCTCCCTCAGCATTTCCTATTGCACCAAAATCTATGAACCCTTTTGAAGTGAATGAAGGGAGAGGTCTAACACATGCATCATCA tttccTTCTATGGCATCAATGCATGGTGTGCTGCCAGCTGTACAAAACAGAACAGGAGTAATGCATGTTTCAAGTCTTGGATCTTTAGAGAGAATGGTGCCTCAGTCCACAAGTCATGCATCCCAAGTTACTG GTATGTGCTTTGATCAAGTTAATAACGATGAGCAACATTTTAG GTCACAAAGAGTTGACACCTTCAATGGTAACATAGGTAGTTTTGAATCTCTAGACACCATTCAACAATCATATGGGGGATATGGGACACATGGAACACCAAATTCTTTTTCCAATTCAAGAGGAAATCCATTTGATTAG
- the LOC101499788 gene encoding uncharacterized protein, translating into MEGSREDNSNGDANSKKSRSLDLKSLYKSKLTEEVSKKNSKRKGSGSPGGGEEKKNKRKKARKEVSLSSLENGEGSGKKVTDEECKQGPSSGGDDLVELKLGVSKGVTSSSGPSRVLLGAGGDVCIPKRKRTLVGRKKSEIGQSSNLVRHPSPSIGHDDQVPKLGSDDSGRAVQSSKINLKKHLNEFKENRNSDSNSISVKHVKENGDHAPHSVVNSDHSSLKKSKKKDRKRKTLASDKPRVSKEAEPLNDSRKISVELQEDDEENLEENAARMLSSRFDPSCTGFSSSGKSSPLPSANGLSFLLSSSRNIVNHGSKSRSGSESASVDTAGRNLRPRQQYKDKEKSRKRRHFYEILPGDVDAYWVLNRRIKVFWPLDQSWYYGLVNDYDEQQRLHHIKYDDRDEEWIDLQTERFKLLLLRNEVPGRAKGGRALTKSRRSDQQNGSKSRKERQKREVIAEDDSCGESSMDSEPIISWLARSSHRFKSSSFHGIKKQKTSVTHPSTTSSLLYDEPVSVKGNTTKSSSRDVTNDLSSGSISQDNLGDNFGEKSSLQSATHIKDRKQPAVYYRKRFRRSAAMSLPVLVEKHIVVSTPCSVSFDHVVGGIQNVKKPSDRRFEGPLWFNYDEGVSKLVWDMESASFKFDLNFPIRLILNEAFQSENLWFLYAVLLFRYGTIVTKWPRVCLEMLFVDNVVGLRFLLFEGCLKMAATFVFFVLKVFRQPAPRGNYDLHLQLPFTSIGFKLSSLHVTKQPLVFALYNFSKLKNSNWVYLDSKLKRHCLFSKQLHLSECTYDNIQALQHGSSEFTTASIREPSSVKVMRRRSRPGINIMGISKVSTQVDTHQSSDAGERKLPPFALSFAAAPTFFLHLHLKLLMEQSAAHIGLCNHVPTDGQEDSGMATDDCSSIDDCSNRNSEIILHNDAATLSNDATGDGSCAGSDQLTGPSTSGDQVVSQNDQNIGLHGDVKLPELQSHRSAQKLGSLPSSSLIHQDKADDSSHSLNGDLHLQIPSVDDFEKPNAQQSPDLSWNVHGSVIPSSNRTAPRSSWHRTRNSSLSLGFQSHAWADGKADSLYNDFSNGPKKPRTQVSYSVPLAGYELSSKHKSHHQKGLPNKRIRKASEKKSADVARAPEKNFECLSCDANVLITVGDKGWREYGAHVVLELFDHNEWKLSVKLLGVTRYSYKAHQFMQLGSTNRYTHSMMWKGGKDWTLEFTDRSQWALFKEMHEECYNRNIRAASVKNIPIPGVHLIEENDDNGSEVTFVRSSMYLEQLETDVEMALDPSRVLYDMDSEDEQWFSNIRNSEKDKTDLKGITDEMFEKTMDLFEKAAYAKVRDQFLPNEIEELMVNVGPLCIVKVIYDHWQQRRQKKGMALIRHFQPPMWERYQQQLKEWEVAAAKNNNNLSSNGGPDKRATLEKPAMFAFCLKPRGLELQNKGLKHRSQKKISVSGHTNSFPYQDGFHTTGRRANGLAFADERFVYPGHSYDSLDDSPLPLTSPRVFSPRDAASMRYYSMNNDAYYRNHMQKLHRSKSKKLGSFMYHNDSQMPASYSQRMPASEKRNGVRSNMVNYDLPGHRQNIHDGAQKHGIEQLDGSDHDEFRLRDAASAAQHARSIAKLKRERAQKLLYKADVAIHRAVVALMTAEAKKASEDAVGDNSKTNS; encoded by the exons ATGGAAGGTAGTAGAGAAGATAATTCCAATGGTGATGCAAATTCTAAAAAATCAAGATCTTTGGATcttaaaagtttatataaatcaaaattgaCAGAAGAGGTTTCGAAGAAGAATTCAAAGAGGAAGGGTAGTGGTAGTCCTGGGGGTGGTGAGGAGAAGAAGAACAAGAGAAAGAAGGCTAGAAAAGAAGTGTCTTTAAGTAGCTTAGAAAATGGCGAGGGTAGTGGGAAGAAGGTTACTGATGAAGAGTGTAAACAAGGGCCTAGTTCTGGTGGGGATGATTTGGTCGAACTTAAATTAGGAGTGAGTAAAGGAGTTACTAGCAGTAGTGGGCCGAGTAGAGTTTTGTTAGGTGCTGGTGGTGATGTTTGTATTCCTAAGCGTAAGAGGACTTTAGTGGGGCGGAAGAAATCTGAAATTGGTCAATCATCGAATCTGGTACGGCATCCTAGTCCTAGTATTGGCCATGATGATCAGGTGCCTAAGTTAGGTAGTGACGATTCGGGTAGGGCAGTTCAATCTTCGAAGATTAATTTGAAGAAacatttaaatgaatttaaggaaAATAGGAATAGtgattcaaattcaatttcagtTAAGCATGTCAAGGAGAATGGGGATCACGCCCCTCATTCTGTTGTAAATAGTGACCATTCATCtttaaaaaagtcaaaaaagaaGGATAGGAAGCGAAAAACTCTGGCTTCAGATAAACCTAGGGTTTCCAAGGAGGCTGAGCCCTTGAATGATAGCCGTAAAATATCTGTTGAGTTGCAGGAAGACGATGAGGAAAATCTTGAGGAGAATGCAGCAAGGATGCTTTCTTCAAGGTTTGATCCAAGCTGTACTGGGTTTTCTTCTAGTGGCAAGTCTTCTCCCTTGCCATCAGCTAATGGTTTGTCCTTTTTGCTATCTTCTAGTCGAAATATTGTTAATCATGGCTCAAAGTCTCGGTCAGGTTCTGAATCAGCATCAGTTGATACTGCTGGCAGAAATTTGAGGCCAAGGCAACAATACAAAGATAAGGAGAAGTCCAGAAAGAGGCGCCATTTTTATGAAATTCTGCCTGGTGATGTGGATGCATATTGGGTACTGAACCGTAGAATTAAAGTATTTTGGCCTTTGGACCAGAGTTGGTATTATGGCCTTGTCAATGATTATGACGAGCAGCAGAGGCTTCACCATATCAAATATGATGATCGagatgaagaatggattgatcTCCAAACTGAGAGATTCAAACTCTTATTACTTCGTAATGAAGTTCCTGGGCGTGCAAAGGGGGGAAGAGCTTTGACAAAAAGTAGAAGGTCTGATCAGCAAAATGGAAGCAAGTCCAGAAAAGAAAGGCAAAAAAGAGAAGTGATTGCAGAGGATGACAGTTGTGGCGAGAGCTCTATGGACTCCGAGCCTATAATTTCGTGGCTGGCTCGTTCTTCTCATCGGTTTAAATCTTCTTCTTTTCATGGCATTAAGAAGCAGAAAACCTCTGTCACACATCCAAGTACAACCTCATCATTGCTATATGATGAACCTGTTTCAGTAAAGGGAAATACAACAAAGAGTTCTTCTAGGGACGTTACAAATGATTTGTCTAGTGGTTCTATATCACAAGATAATTTAGGTGATAATTTTGGGGAGAAGTCCTCATTGCAAAGCGCCACTCACATTAAAGATCGCAAACAGCCCGCTGTGTACTATAGAAAGCGGTTTCGAAGGTCAGCTGCAATGTCACTTCCTGTGCTTGTAGAGAAACACATCGTTGTAAGTACACCCTGTTCTGTTTCTTTTGATCATGTGGTTGGTGGGATTCAGAATGTAAAAAAACCAAGTGACAGGAGGTTTGAGGGGCCACTGTGGTTCAATTATGATGAGGGAGTATCAAAATTGGTTTGGGACATGGAGTCAGCATCATTCAAATTTGACTTAAACTTCCCTATACGGTTGATATTGAATGAAGCTTTTCAATCTGAAAATTTGTGGTTTCTCTATGCTGTTTTGCTGTTTCGATATGGTACAATTGTGACCAAGTGGCCAAGAGTTTGTTTGGAGATGCTTTTTGTTGATAATGTGGTAGGGTTGAGGTTTCTATTATTTGAAGGCTGCTTGAAGATGGCTGCAACCTTTGTCTTTTTTGTCCTCAAGGTTTTCCGTCAACCCGCTCCTCGAGGGAACTATGACTTGCACTTGCAGCTTCCATTTACATCTATTGGATTCAAGCTTTCTAGTCTTCATGTTACCAAGCAGCCACTTGTGTTTGCACTCTATAATTTCTCCAAATTGAAGAATTCAAATTGGGTGTACTTAGATTCAAAGCTTAAGAGGCACTGCCTATTCAGTAAGCAGCTCCATCTATCTGAGTGCACATATGATAACATCCAGGCACTTCAGCATGGATCAAGTGAGTTCACCACAGCTTCCATCCGTGAGCCCTCATCAGTCAAG GTCATGAGGAGGAGGAGTAGGCCAGGGATTAACATCATGGGTATTTCCAAAGTGTCCACTCAAGTTGATACTCATCAGTCTTCTGATGCTGGCGAGAGGAAGCTTCCTCCATTTGCTCTTTCTTTTGCTGCTGCACCTACATTTTTTCTCCATTTGCATCTTAAGTTGCTGATGGAGCAGTCGGCAGCTCATATAGGCTTGTGTAATCATGTACCAACAGATGGGCAGGAAGATTCTGGTATGGCGACTGATGACTGTTCTAGCATTGATGATTGCTCTAACAGGAATTCAGAAATTATTCTGCATAATGATGCGGCGACTTTGTCAAATGACGCTACAGGTGATGGATCATGTGCTGGGTCAGATCAGTTAACTGGTCCCTCTACTTCTGGCGATCAAGTTGTCTCTCAAAATGACCAGAATATTGGTCTTCATGGTGATGTTAAGTTACCAGAGTTGCAATCCCATCGTTCAGCACAAAAGCTTGGATCATTACCTTCAAGTTCTTTGATACACCAGGATAAGGCGGATGATAGTTCTCATTCTCTTAATGGTGATCTCCATCTCCAGATTCCTTCAGTTGATGATTTTGAGAAACCTAATGCTCAACAGTCTCCTGATTTGTCTTGGAATGTACATGGAAGTGTTATCCCAAGCTCAAATCGAACTGCTCCAAGAAGTTCTTGGCATCGGACCCGGAATAGTTCGTTGTCATTGGGATTCCAGTCACATGCGTGGGCTGATGGCAAGGCTGACTCTCTTTACAACGATTTTAGCAATGGACCCAAAAAGCCACGGACTCAAGTATCATATTCAGTGCCTTTAGCAGGGTATGAATTAAGTTCAAAGCACAAAAGCCATCATCAGAAAGGGCTTCCTAACAAACGAATTAGGAAGGCAAGTGAGAAGAAGTCAGCAGATGTTGCCAGGGCTCCAGAAAAGAATTTTGAATGCTTATCTTGTGATGCAAATGTCTTGATTACAGTTGGTGATAAAGGGTGGAGAGAATATGGGGCCCATGTTGTATTAGAGCTGTTTGACCATAATGAGTGGAAACTTTCTGTGAAACTTTTAGGAGTTACAAGGTATTCGTACAAAGCACATCAGTTTATGCAGCTTGGGTCAACAAATCGTTATACACATTCAATGATGTGGAAAGGAGGGAAGGATTGGACCTTGGAATTTACTGACAGAAGTCAGTGGGCTCTATTCAAGGAGATGCATGAGGAATGTTACAACCGGAACATCCGTGCTGCTTCGGTTAAAAACATACCTATTCCCGGTGTTCACTTGATAGAAGAAAATGATGATAATGGATCCGAGGTAACTTTTGTTCGGAGCTCTATGTATTTGGAACAACTTGAAACAGATGTTGAGATGGCTCTGGATCCATCCAGGGTTCTGTATGACATGGATAGCGAGGATGAGCAATGGTTTTCAAACATTCGAAATTCTGAAAAGGACAAAACTGACTTGAAAGGGATTACAGATGAGATGTTTGAGAAAACAATGGACTTGTTTGAAAAGGCTGCATATGCTAAGGTGCGCGATCAGTTTCTACCAAATGAAATAGAGGAACTAATGGTTAATGTCGGGCCTTTGTGCATAGTCAAAGTCATTTATGACCATTGGCAGCAGAGAAGGCAGAAGAAGGGAATGGCTTTAATTCGGCACTTTCAG CCACCTATGTGGGAACGATATCAACAACAATTGAAGGAGTGGGAAGTAGCTGCGGCCAAGAATAACAACAACCTTTCTTCTAATGGAGGCCCTGATAAGAGGGCTACTTTGGAGAAGCCAGCCATGTTTGCCTTCTGTTTGAAACCAAGAGGTTTGGAATTACAGAACAAGGGATTAAAACATCGATCTCAAAAGAAAATATCCGTCTCTGGGCATACAAACAGTTTCCCATATCAGGATGGCTTCCATACTACAG GAAGAAGAGCAAATGGCTTAGCATTTGCCGATGAAAGGTTTGTATACCCAGGCCATAGTTATGATTCTTTGGATGATTCTCCATTGCCTCTGACATCACCAAGAGTATTCTCCCCACGGGATGCTGCCAGCATGAGATATTATTCTATGAACAATGACGCGTACTACAGAAATCATATGCAGAAACTTCACAGGAGCAAGTCCAAGAAACTTGGTTCATTTATGTATCATAATGATTCACAGATGCCGGCTTCTTACAGTCAGAGAATGCCAGCGTCAGAAAAAAGAAATGGGGTTAGATCCAACATGGTCAATTATGACTTACCAGGTCACAGGCAGAACATACATGATGGCGCTCAGAAGCATGGAATTGAACAATTGGATGGTTCAGACCATGACGAGTTTAGATTGCGCGATGCTGCAAGTGCTGCTCAGCATGCACGCAGCATAGCTAAGTTAAAGCGTGAGAGGGCTCAAAAATTGCTTTATAAAGCAGATGTAGCAATTCACAGGGCTGTGGTTGCTCTTATGACTGCTGAAGCAAAGAAAGCTTCCGAGGACGCGGTTGGTGACAATAGCAAGACCAACAGCTGA